The proteins below come from a single Malus sylvestris chromosome 3, drMalSylv7.2, whole genome shotgun sequence genomic window:
- the LOC126617199 gene encoding NAC domain-containing protein 41-like — protein sequence MAGYYQVPVGYRFMPRDDELLLGYLRPKLDGQDYPKGIVHDCDLYGLEEPSDIWRRLNRASHDGQECTDDKDIYVFTTLNSKAPNGSRVCRTVGTTGGTWKGEDAGKEIYASGIKQAIGFRKRFTYRNKGSPQNDHWIMLEFHLDPSLLRNKHHQEKNIVLCILRRKDDISKKRKLEERDNYEENAANHFQPQALNDINVGDYNNAPSYMEQIAFDHLQPQALTATTTGDYINDPRYTEENAANHFQPQEHYAATTGDYSNADWYTEQNAADHFEPHDEAHNATNEDLTTALRRMEEILMSGF from the exons ATGGCTGGTTACTACCAAGTTCCAGTAGGGTACAGGTTCATGCCTCGAGACGACGAACTACTTCTTGGCTACCTTCGTCCCAAACTTGACGGACAGGACTATCCCAAGGGCATTGTTCATGACTGTGATCTCTACGGTCTTGAAGAACCATCGGACATATGGAGACGTCTTAACCGTGCATCACATGATGGTCAAGAATGTACAGATGATAAAGATATCTACGTCTTCACCACACTCAACTCGAAGGCTCCTAATGGCTCGCGTGTTTGCCGAACAGTTGGCACCACCGGCGGCACTTGGAAAGGCGAAGATGCCGGCAAGGAAATCTACGCTTCTGGGATTAAACAAGCTATTGGCTTCAGAAAAAGATTTACGTACAGGAACAAAGGATCCCCGCAGAATGACCATTGGATTATGCTTGAGTTCCATCTTGATCCATCTTTACTACGAAACAAACATCATCAA GAGAAGAATATTGTTCTTTGTATTCTTAGAAGAAAGGATGACATATCAAAGAAAAGGAAGCTGGAGGAAAGAGATAACTATGAAGAAAACGCAGCTAATCACTTTCAACCTCAGGCGCTTAATGATATAAATGTTGGAGATTACAATAATGCCCCTAGCTATATGGAGCAAATCGCATTTGATCACTTGCAACCTCAGGCACTTACTGCTACAACAACTGGAGATTACATTAATGACCCTAGGTATACAGAAGAGAACGCAGCTAATCACTTTCAACCTCAGGAGCATTATGCTGCAACCACCGGAGATTACAGTAATGCAGATTGGTATACAGAACAGAATGCAGCTGATCACTTTGAACCTCATGATGAGGCGCATAATGCTACAAATGAAGATTTAACTACTGCCCTTAGGCGTATGGAGGAGATCCTTATGAGCGGTTTTTGA